The stretch of DNA TTAATCAGTTAAATCATAATGGACTAAAGGTATTTTAGAATTAATCTGATTCTTACAGAAACTATTACAATTATTTATTGCAACATAATTACAAAAAGTTTACAATTTTTCGATCCAAAATTCGTTTTATTAACCAACCTTACACTAGGTGAGCCGAACGTCTACCGGATGATATTGATACGCTTACGCTATTCAATAAACTTCCACTCGTTTTCGCTCAACTACCTAACATTGCAAGATTTATTAGATTTTTCTAATATACTCTCGGTCAAAAGTATTTTTTCATTTTTGCGTAACATCAGTTATTAATGATTATTTGGATTGATTAATTTTTTTATACTTTACTCAATATCTTTAATTAATGTAGATAAAACTATGAAATCAATAAAACTTTCGGTATTCCTATTTCTTTTAAATATATTTTCAATTAGTGCGGACTCATTTCAAAATGTAAATGGATTTTTTGGCGAAAGAGCAGCAGGAATGGGAGGGGCTTATTCCGCGATTTCCGATGATGTATCTGGAACCTATTATAATCCTGCCGGTATCGCATTTGCGCAAAATTCTTATTATTCGATAAATGCTAGTAGTTATAATGAAACAACGGTCGATCATAAAAACTTATTTGGGCCCGGGCAAAATTATTCAAGGCAGTCTCGAAATTATTTACCTAATTTTATTGGTTTCATAAAAAAAAGTGGGAAGTGGACTTACGGATTTTCAGTATTAAATCCAATTAACAAATCATTTGATCAATCTGACCGAATTACTCTTCCACTTTATAGGCGAAACTTATCTCAGATTGATATCAGCTTTACGGAAGAAAATTTTCGCCTACTTGCAGGCCCTAGTGTTTCTTATTTAGTTACGGATAAGTTAGGAATAGGAGTCACTTCTTATTATATGTACGATAGTAATCGAACAATTGTGAATGGAAATGAAAATCAATTTAATAATAGTGTCACATCTGTTGTTGAACAAAATAGAAGGCGGACAAGTGGAATAATTCCAGTTGTAGGTTTGCAGTATATGTTAACGGAAAAACTTTCTCTTGGACTTTCTTTTCGTAGAATTTTCGTCACAGGTGGTAATGTATCTTATCGAACTAATGTGACTACAGCAGGTAGAACCGGAGGTCCTTCTTCATTAATTGTTCAATCTACAGAAAATGGAGGTGCTTTAGCAAATGCATTTAATTTAACAATTCTTAGTCCTTCAACTTACCAAATTCCACAAGTAAGTGAAATTAGATTTGGTTGGGCATTTTTTAGTAATAAACAATTTACTATATCTTCTGATCTTATTTATACTTCCGGATACAAATTAAAAATGCAAAATTATGTTTATAATACTCGCTTCGGAGTATTGGGATTATCAGATCCTTATGAAAATGAATTAAAAAGAAACCAGACTTTAAACTATAATATTGGAATTGAATACTTTATATTTGAAAACTTAGTGTTAAGGGTTGGGCACTTTACGAATCGATCGAATAATTATGAAGTTCATTGGAGAGAAGCTGCATTGTATGCATTGTATAGAGGAAACAGTCTGGGTAGTGCTAATGTCAATCTAACAGATAATTTATCCTATACGCTTCCAGAGAAAAGAAACCAATATATAAATTTAACTGGATATTCATTTGGGATCGGAATTGAGAATGCCAGAAATTCGGCAAGCTTAACAGTAGTTATTCAAAATGGAAAAGGAATTGGAACTATAGATAGAAACCAACTCCCAACCACTTCTGTATATAGAGAAAATACTATTTATCTTTCAGGAAGTACTAGATATTAAAAATTCTTTAGATTACAATGTTTCCGGTTCACTGATAGATTCTACTTGATTTACATCCTTCGCAGTCCTAGGAACTGGTTTTAGTAAACCCAAAAAGCCATCGCTTGCTATTTGTAGAATTTGTATTTTTTCTTTTAAAGTATTCGTATCATAACCGTTCTCTTCCAATTGATAATATTCTGCCATTAACTCGCTGTATGCCGTTTGCAGATGGAAAATGGATTTTTCTAATGAATTTGGTTTCGCAATTTTTCTTTTCCTGTAGGCTGCTATTAAATACTTGTATAATACGATTAGAAAAAAGAACGTATAAGCGGGAATCAGAATTAAAAGACTAGAAATTATGGTTTTATCCAAAGTTTCACTGAGTCGCTTTTTGTTCAGTATACCTACTTTTGCAATTAAGTAATAAATCCCGACAGAAGCAATAACGGCAAAAAACAAATTAAATTTGGAAGTTGATGGAGAAATGCTATTGATTATTAGAAGAATGATAATGGATAAAAATAATAAAATAAATACTTCTATTGGTACAATTTGTATTACTCTGTCTATGAAATCGTATAATCGGGAATAATTTTTCAATAATGATTTGAAGAATTTTTCAAAATTATTGTAATCACTCTGGAGAATTGATAAAAAATCTTTTACTGGCGACATAATGAAATCCCTTACTTTTCTTACTACTATATTCGGTCGAGTCTCTAAAAAGTATTATTCATTAAGTTTTCTTTGGAAAATTATTTTGGTTTATACCCTTTTGGCGATTCCTTTTCTGTATAATCACGAAAGTCACCTTCCTTTTTTCATAATTTTGATTTTAATCACAACCTCACTCGCTGTTTCGCTTTTAACATTATTTATAAGTATTCTGGTTTTAAAGCATTTGTTTCGAAAAGACTTTATATTTTGGCAAGAAATCTTGTATCTTAGCGTTACCATTGGAATAGTATATGCTTTTGGATTTTTTGATAACCAAGCTGGAGTCATTTTCTTGGCTTTTGTTTTGCTTTTTTTCCTATTTTATCGACTAATTCGTGCGGCTATTTACTATCGAATTGTTTTAGTTGGTATGGCAATTTTTGTAAATGGGCTTCTTACCTTTAAATATTTGCAATTTTCTGAAATGTATTTATTCAATCGTTCCTTTCAAGATAAATATGAATCCATTGATAAGGATTTAACTGAGTGGACATTCGATGAGCAAACAAAGATTTTAACAAATACGATTATCCCTATTCGTCTTATTCTTCCGAAAGAATTTTATTTCCATAATCCGAAAGATTTAAAAATGAAAGAAAAAACAGGTACAGGGCAAATTGCAGGTATCCTCTCTTCAGGAGAAAACAATCCCAATCGTTATCCATTGGTTAGATTATTTTATGTTCCAGAATTTATTAAAGCTGATCTAGAAACAATTAAGGAAGAATACAATTCTATTTTGGAATTTGAAAAACACCAAGGAAATATGGAAGAAATAAAAAATCTCGGAGAACATATACACCCAGAAAAAAAATGGCAAGGTAATTTTTGGGCATTCTATGACATTCTCCGTCCTCGTTATTCCAAAACTGGTTTTTATATTTATCATTTGAAGAACGGTGGTTTTCTTATTTTAGATATTACAGAAAACTTAGTCGAGAATCAGTTTCATGAAAATGAAATTGAAGAAATTCTAAAAAGTATAGAATAATTTTTCTATGTCAATTTCACTTCAGCAACTTGGATTTGAATCTTTTTTTGAAAATCAATTTTCTATTTCAAAAGGAAATCCATTTGTACCTGCACGAGTCATTTCGGAACATAAGGAAATGTATCGGCTTCAAAGTGAAAAAGGAGAATTTTTAGGAGAGGTATCCGGTAAATTACTATATACCGCTGTTAACCGTGAAGATTTTCCTGTAGTTGGTGATTGGGTTTATATCCAAGAACTAGAAGGGGAGAATAAAGCAATTATCCATTCGATTTTTGATAGGAAAACAAAACTTTCCAGAAAGGCACCTGGTAAAAACATCGAGGAGCAAGTTCTCTGTGCAAATATGGATATAATTTTTATTGTTCAACCTATGGACTTTACTTTTAATCCAAATAGAATTGAGCGATACCTTACAATTGTTTGGGAAAGTGGTGCTATTCCTGTTGTAGTTCTTACCAAGAAAGACTTATCTGATTCACCTGAATCGATTTTTTTAGAAGCAAAGTCAGTTGCTTTAGGTGTTAAGGTTCACTCAGTTAACTCCTTATTAGGTGATGGATTAGAGGAAATTGAACCTTATTTACAATTTGGTAAAACGATTGTTTTTATTGGTCAATCTGGAGCTGGAAAATCTACACTTATAAATAAATTAAGTAAACAAGATCTTCAAAAAACACAAGATACAAGAAAAGGAGATGCAAGAGGAAAACATACAACTACGCATAGAGAATTATTCGTATTAGACGGAGGTGCTCTTTTAATTGATACTCCGGGGCTAAGAGAGATTCAACTCTGGGGAAATGACTCTATGTTGGAAGAAACTTATTATGATATAAAAGAACTAGCATCTAGATGTAAATTCTCTGATTGCAATCATGAAAGCGAATCAGGCTGCGCAGTATTAGCCGCTATTGAAAATGGAT from Leptospiraceae bacterium encodes:
- the rsgA gene encoding ribosome small subunit-dependent GTPase A, coding for MSISLQQLGFESFFENQFSISKGNPFVPARVISEHKEMYRLQSEKGEFLGEVSGKLLYTAVNREDFPVVGDWVYIQELEGENKAIIHSIFDRKTKLSRKAPGKNIEEQVLCANMDIIFIVQPMDFTFNPNRIERYLTIVWESGAIPVVVLTKKDLSDSPESIFLEAKSVALGVKVHSVNSLLGDGLEEIEPYLQFGKTIVFIGQSGAGKSTLINKLSKQDLQKTQDTRKGDARGKHTTTHRELFVLDGGALLIDTPGLREIQLWGNDSMLEETYYDIKELASRCKFSDCNHESESGCAVLAAIENGYLSEERFANYSKMKRELLFLESKMDETAKLQRKQKDRQLHKNIRERLKQKYGNR